GGCACAATTCGGTTCATTAATGGTCAGTTATACAAGGGCAAGGGGTGAAGGAGTCGGAATATCACCACAGGTTGGTTTATTTGAACGATTTGTCAGATTATTATTTCTAATTATCGGCTCTTTTTTTGGGGCCAAAATTATGGTATATATATTGGTTATTATCACCATAGGTACGTTTATAACATCGCTCCAGCGTATAATTTATCTTCTTAATAATTCAAGGTCTGTTGATTAAACTTTAATAATAAATGGAAAAAAGGGAACGCACTTTTCTGATTGGAGTAAGCGATGGAAAATTGAAACGATGGGAATTGATACAATCGCTTGAAGAACTATCCAATCTAACCAAAACTGCAGGCGGTGATGTGATTGAAAGTTTTATACAGATAAGGGATAAATACGACCCGGCATTGTTAATAGGAAAAGGCAAGGCACAGGAATTGAGCAAACTTGCACAGGATTTTAAAATTGACCTTCTGATATTTGATACCGAACTCTCCGGCGTTCAGATAAGAAATATTGAAACAGAAACCGGGGTAAGGGTGATCGACCGCACAATCCTCATACTTGACATATTTGCCAAACACGCCCGGACCAGAGAAGCAAAATTACAAGTAGAAATGGCACAGCTTGAATATCGCCTTCCCCGACTTACGGGAAAGGGATTAGAACTTTCAAGGCTCGGTGGTGGTATTGGTACCAGGGGTCCGGGTGAGAAGAAATTAGAAGTAGACCGCAGGAGAATCAAAGAAAGAATCGCAATCCTGAAAAAGGAACTAAAAAAGATTGAACTATCAAAACAGGTACAGAGGAAACAGCGACGCGATTTCTATAAAATATGCACAGTTGGATATACAAACGCAGGTAAATCATCATTAGTAAATGCCCTGACCAAAGGTGACCTGCTTACCGCAGATTATCTTTTCTCCACACTTGATTCAAATACTTCAATTTTATTTTTACCACCCAACCATAAAGTTTTGATTAGCGATACCGTCGGTTTTTTAAAAAAACTTCCCCACAGTTTGATTGCCTCTTTCCGTGCAACACTTGCTGAAGTGCTTGAGGCGGATTTATTAATCCATATCGTTGATGCAACAGAAGACGATATTGAATCAAAAATTAAAACAGTGGATGAAGTTTTAAAAGAAATTGGTGCTGACAATAAACCGAAGATTTTAGTTTTTAATAAATTAGATCGCCTCTTTAATGAAGAGCGTGTCCGACTAAATGAAAAGTATCCCAATGCATTGTTCGTTTCTGCAAAAGAAAAAATTGGCATTGAGGAATTAAAAAAATATCTAAACCGCCATTTTTTCGGTGAAAATTTCTATTGACATTCAAAGAATTTTATGTAAAATCTTCTGATGCCCAGAAAGGTAGATTTTCTGGTTGTGGGCTCCGGTGTTGCGGGGTTAACCTTTGCAACCAAAAGTGCAAAATACGGCAGTGTTTTAATTCTCACAAAAAAGCACAAGGCAGAGTCTAATACTAATTATGCACAGGGT
The genomic region above belongs to candidate division WOR-3 bacterium and contains:
- the hflX gene encoding GTPase HflX; the encoded protein is MEKRERTFLIGVSDGKLKRWELIQSLEELSNLTKTAGGDVIESFIQIRDKYDPALLIGKGKAQELSKLAQDFKIDLLIFDTELSGVQIRNIETETGVRVIDRTILILDIFAKHARTREAKLQVEMAQLEYRLPRLTGKGLELSRLGGGIGTRGPGEKKLEVDRRRIKERIAILKKELKKIELSKQVQRKQRRDFYKICTVGYTNAGKSSLVNALTKGDLLTADYLFSTLDSNTSILFLPPNHKVLISDTVGFLKKLPHSLIASFRATLAEVLEADLLIHIVDATEDDIESKIKTVDEVLKEIGADNKPKILVFNKLDRLFNEERVRLNEKYPNALFVSAKEKIGIEELKKYLNRHFFGENFY